Proteins encoded by one window of Chondromyces crocatus:
- a CDS encoding formylglycine-generating enzyme family protein, translated as MSSFPSSTSVFHRASLSLSGLLVAAFAAATCGGGDDSPPPRTTSGTTGTTTTSTGQGAGDAGGAGGMGGAGGSGGASTGGGGSGAGPVALHCFNGTKDGNETDVDCGGSCARCDDGLACSVPSDCASRRCQGGSCVPASCGNGVLDGDETDIDCGGGSATTGSNPACPPCTETRVCAVGADCASLSCINNRCMNPTCSDGVKNGQETDIDCGGTCGACDPGAACLVGGDCKEQVCVNDVCLVASCNDGVKNGFETDIDCGNICGKKCPPGQRCSANGDCSTNRCQQFLCACPTDMVIAPVVGGGATCIDAYEVIQSEYNIFLQANPNIAGLPAICAGNIYQPSAGWPPADGRHPVTYVDWCDAYAYCKYAGKHLCGKIGGGSNPPSAYADATQSEWFNACTGQGVNAYPYGNTYLPNQCVGADSALAGQLQLKRIPPAPLPPAPTCIGNAVGLQQMSGNAAEWEDSCNASGQCRVRGGSSLSGAAALRCDASEFRDALDNSDGLVGFRCCL; from the coding sequence GTGAGTTCCTTCCCTTCTTCGACCTCCGTTTTCCACAGAGCCTCGCTCTCCCTGTCCGGTCTTCTCGTCGCCGCGTTTGCGGCAGCGACCTGTGGAGGCGGTGACGACAGCCCACCACCGAGGACCACCAGTGGCACGACCGGCACGACCACCACCTCGACGGGTCAGGGGGCGGGTGACGCTGGCGGTGCTGGCGGCATGGGCGGCGCGGGCGGTTCCGGTGGTGCCAGCACGGGCGGAGGCGGCTCAGGGGCTGGGCCGGTCGCCCTGCACTGCTTCAACGGGACCAAGGACGGGAACGAGACGGACGTCGACTGTGGTGGCTCCTGTGCGCGCTGCGATGACGGGCTCGCTTGCAGCGTGCCATCCGACTGCGCCTCCAGGAGGTGTCAGGGCGGCTCCTGCGTGCCCGCGAGCTGCGGGAACGGGGTGCTGGATGGTGACGAGACGGACATCGACTGTGGCGGCGGGAGCGCGACCACGGGCTCGAACCCGGCGTGTCCTCCGTGCACGGAGACGCGCGTCTGCGCCGTGGGGGCCGACTGTGCGTCGCTGAGCTGCATCAACAACCGTTGCATGAACCCGACCTGCAGCGACGGCGTGAAGAACGGCCAGGAGACGGACATCGACTGTGGCGGTACCTGCGGCGCTTGTGATCCCGGCGCTGCGTGCCTCGTGGGAGGCGATTGCAAGGAACAGGTGTGCGTCAACGACGTCTGTCTGGTCGCGAGCTGCAATGACGGTGTGAAGAACGGATTCGAAACCGACATCGATTGCGGCAACATCTGCGGGAAGAAATGCCCACCGGGTCAGCGATGCTCGGCGAATGGTGACTGTTCGACGAATCGCTGCCAGCAGTTCCTCTGCGCCTGCCCGACCGACATGGTGATCGCTCCCGTGGTCGGAGGCGGCGCGACATGCATCGACGCCTACGAGGTGATCCAGAGCGAATACAACATCTTCTTGCAGGCGAACCCGAACATCGCCGGGCTCCCCGCCATCTGCGCCGGCAACATCTACCAGCCATCGGCAGGGTGGCCTCCGGCAGATGGGCGCCACCCCGTCACCTATGTCGATTGGTGCGACGCCTATGCCTATTGCAAGTACGCAGGCAAGCACCTCTGCGGCAAGATCGGAGGGGGGAGCAACCCTCCGTCGGCCTACGCGGACGCCACGCAGAGTGAGTGGTTCAATGCCTGCACGGGCCAAGGAGTGAATGCGTACCCCTATGGGAACACGTACCTCCCGAATCAGTGCGTGGGAGCCGATTCGGCCTTGGCAGGTCAACTGCAACTCAAGCGCATCCCCCCCGCTCCGCTGCCCCCCGCTCCGACCTGCATCGGCAACGCGGTGGGACTTCAGCAGATGAGCGGCAACGCGGCCGAGTGGGAAGACTCCTGCAATGCGAGCGGTCAATGTCGCGTACGCGGCGGATCGAGCCTATCGGGGGCGGCAGCGCTCCGGTGCGACGCGAGCGAGTTCCGTGATGCGCTCGACAACAGTGATGGCCTTGTCGGCTTCCGCTGCTGCCTCTGA
- a CDS encoding ATP-binding protein, translating to MLPSPLNCAFGWKVRREACVREAGSGGDGALVSSDGELLRQIAEMSPLLICYVDRDQRYRMVNRAYEGWFGVAPEELIGHHVRDVVGEQAYAPLKRPIEAALSGERITLETKLLYRKGGLRYVRVNYVPHRSDEGEILGYLALIEDLSERQRLEEIRRFLAEATAILASSLDYMDSWQRVARLATSTVADWCWIHDLAPDGTLRLVHVEHADTDMTDRARTQGDPHRARVTAPSPFHDILEGRSAGFVTQDLQSLAAGQATADAEHLAYLLSLKHRSTITVPIPGQGKIIGALTLASSEPGRFDGGDDRSITEELARRLGLAEQHARALQAEQEARLAAERATRRMSLLQHITAALANAITAEEVADVVLTHGLPAAGLRGGAVLLTAEGGAALEVLRSQGYPPGVLEAGQRVPIPVDEGGALAALAAAGSLLPLDVGARHHGYLAIGLDATRPLPAEDHQLHVAIATQCAQALERARLHQERAELHDHAQRIAAENAALYQEARESEERKDEFLAMLCHELRNPLTPMLMGLELLRRGLRNNDLDRNAAIIQRQAETIARLVEDLLDISRITRGKIELRRHPLDVASVMASAVETARPLVESRQHALTIEAPEGLQIEADWVRIEQVLTNLLNNAAKYTDPGGNIALSAARDGGNVVLSVRDTGLGIPADALPHIFEPFMQAERSLDHALGGLGIGLTLVKRLVELHGGHVEALSEGAGMGTEVRVRIPLTAAALPS from the coding sequence ATGCTACCTTCGCCGCTGAATTGCGCCTTCGGATGGAAGGTGCGTCGGGAGGCGTGTGTGCGCGAAGCTGGCTCGGGTGGTGACGGTGCGCTGGTGTCGTCCGACGGCGAGCTGCTGCGGCAGATCGCCGAGATGTCGCCTCTTCTCATCTGCTACGTCGACCGCGATCAGCGCTACCGCATGGTCAACCGCGCCTACGAGGGGTGGTTCGGCGTCGCCCCGGAGGAGCTGATCGGTCACCACGTGCGCGACGTCGTAGGGGAGCAGGCGTATGCCCCGCTGAAGCGCCCCATCGAGGCTGCGCTCTCCGGGGAGCGCATCACCCTGGAGACCAAGCTCCTCTACCGGAAAGGGGGACTGCGGTACGTACGGGTCAACTACGTGCCGCACCGCTCGGACGAGGGCGAGATCCTCGGCTACCTCGCCTTGATCGAGGATCTCAGCGAGCGGCAGCGCCTCGAGGAAATCCGGCGCTTCCTGGCCGAAGCCACCGCCATCCTCGCCTCGTCCCTCGACTACATGGACAGCTGGCAGCGCGTCGCCCGGCTCGCCACGAGTACCGTCGCGGACTGGTGCTGGATCCACGATCTCGCCCCCGACGGCACGCTGCGGCTGGTCCACGTCGAGCACGCCGACACCGACATGACCGACAGGGCCCGCACGCAAGGGGACCCGCACCGCGCCAGGGTGACCGCACCGAGCCCCTTCCACGACATCCTGGAGGGGCGCTCTGCCGGCTTCGTCACCCAGGATCTCCAGAGCCTCGCCGCTGGGCAGGCCACGGCCGACGCCGAGCACCTCGCCTACCTGCTCTCGCTGAAGCACCGCTCCACCATCACCGTCCCCATCCCTGGGCAAGGGAAGATCATTGGCGCTCTGACCTTGGCGTCGAGCGAACCCGGACGGTTCGATGGAGGGGACGATCGCTCCATCACCGAGGAGCTGGCGCGCCGCCTCGGCCTCGCCGAGCAGCATGCCCGCGCGCTCCAGGCCGAGCAGGAGGCCCGCCTCGCCGCAGAACGCGCGACCCGCCGCATGAGCCTCCTGCAACACATCACCGCCGCTCTGGCGAACGCCATCACCGCCGAGGAGGTCGCGGACGTGGTGCTGACCCACGGCCTGCCCGCGGCGGGCCTGCGTGGGGGCGCCGTCCTGCTCACGGCCGAGGGAGGGGCGGCCCTCGAGGTGCTCCGCAGCCAGGGCTACCCCCCTGGCGTCCTGGAGGCCGGCCAGCGCGTCCCCATCCCGGTGGACGAAGGTGGCGCGCTGGCTGCCCTCGCCGCCGCAGGCTCCCTGCTCCCGCTCGACGTCGGCGCTCGCCACCACGGCTACCTCGCCATCGGGCTGGATGCCACCCGCCCGCTGCCGGCCGAGGATCACCAGCTCCACGTCGCCATCGCCACCCAGTGCGCGCAGGCGCTGGAGCGAGCCCGCCTCCACCAGGAGCGCGCCGAGCTGCACGACCACGCCCAGCGCATCGCCGCCGAGAACGCGGCCCTCTACCAGGAGGCGAGGGAGTCCGAGGAGCGCAAGGACGAGTTCCTGGCCATGCTCTGCCACGAGCTGCGCAACCCCCTCACGCCCATGCTCATGGGCCTGGAGCTGCTCCGGCGCGGGCTCCGCAACAATGACCTCGACCGCAACGCCGCGATCATCCAGCGCCAGGCCGAGACCATCGCCCGCCTGGTCGAGGACCTGCTCGACATCTCGCGCATCACCCGCGGCAAGATCGAGCTGCGCCGTCACCCCCTCGACGTCGCCTCGGTGATGGCCTCGGCCGTCGAGACGGCGCGACCCCTCGTCGAGAGCCGCCAGCACGCCCTCACCATCGAGGCCCCGGAAGGCTTGCAGATCGAGGCCGACTGGGTGCGCATCGAGCAGGTCCTCACCAACCTCCTGAACAACGCCGCCAAGTACACGGACCCAGGAGGCAACATCGCCCTCTCGGCGGCCCGCGACGGCGGCAACGTGGTCCTCTCCGTGCGCGATACCGGCCTCGGCATCCCCGCAGACGCCCTCCCCCACATCTTCGAGCCCTTCATGCAGGCCGAGCGCTCGCTCGATCACGCCCTGGGGGGCCTGGGCATCGGCCTCACCCTGGTCAAGCGCCTCGTCGAGCTGCACGGCGGCCACGTGGAGGCCCTCAGCGAGGGGGCCGGCATGGGGACCGAGGTCCGGGTCCGGATCCCACTCACCGCGGCAGCGCTGCCCTCCTAG
- a CDS encoding dienelactone hydrolase family protein has protein sequence MQRDVTFACDDGHSMRGVLTVPEGIRDERRPALLLLYEIFGLNEAMRRVARDFAAQGYVVLIPDLYDRGHRALCIASTLRAMKRGHGQAIDDLEAARRYLVACPEVDPERIGVIGFCMGGAFTLVLATQGRYRAAAPFYGPVPDVMPQACPIVASFGALDKPYRDDPEKLRRRLQQLGAPHDIKVYEGVGHSFYTPMDSAIMRKLGPLLPLHAAYDEPAALDARKRVLDFFDEHL, from the coding sequence ATGCAACGCGACGTCACCTTCGCCTGCGACGACGGCCACTCCATGCGCGGCGTGCTCACGGTCCCCGAGGGGATCCGCGACGAGCGGCGCCCGGCCCTCTTGTTGCTCTACGAGATCTTCGGTCTGAACGAAGCCATGAGGCGCGTCGCCCGCGACTTCGCCGCTCAGGGCTATGTCGTCCTCATCCCCGACCTCTACGATCGCGGCCACCGCGCCCTCTGCATCGCCAGCACCCTCCGCGCCATGAAGAGGGGGCACGGGCAGGCCATCGACGACCTGGAGGCCGCGCGCCGCTACCTCGTCGCCTGCCCCGAGGTCGATCCCGAGCGCATCGGCGTCATCGGCTTCTGCATGGGAGGAGCCTTCACGCTCGTCCTGGCCACCCAGGGCCGTTACCGTGCTGCCGCCCCGTTCTATGGGCCGGTCCCTGACGTGATGCCCCAGGCGTGCCCCATCGTCGCCAGCTTCGGCGCCCTCGACAAGCCGTACCGCGACGACCCCGAGAAGCTCCGCCGTCGCCTCCAGCAGCTCGGCGCCCCGCACGACATCAAGGTCTACGAGGGGGTCGGCCATTCCTTCTACACCCCCATGGACAGCGCCATCATGCGGAAGCTGGGCCCCCTGCTCCCCCTGCATGCCGCCTACGACGAGCCCGCCGCCCTCGATGCCCGCAAGCGCGTGCTCGACTTCTTCGACGAGCACCTTTGA
- a CDS encoding YceI family protein, whose protein sequence is MNRNRLFQLVTPLALCAVLAGCEDPAKDKPRATVAPGSTTTAAATPLGTSSAAVAPTAAAAPAGESIAIDSAASSVGFVGSKVTGKHEGKFEKFSGTLALGGAGKPEGGKVTIDIDLASVKTDEAKLDGHLKAPDFFDVEKFPSAKFVSSDIKAGGEKDATHTITGELDLHGVKKTISFPATIKVDDGEITAKTEFVLNRKDFNITYPGKQDDLIRDDVVIKFDVKAPRKK, encoded by the coding sequence ATGAACCGAAATCGTCTTTTCCAGCTCGTCACCCCTCTCGCATTGTGCGCTGTTCTCGCCGGCTGCGAGGATCCTGCCAAGGACAAGCCCCGCGCGACGGTGGCCCCCGGCAGCACCACCACGGCGGCTGCCACGCCGCTCGGCACGAGCTCGGCCGCGGTCGCTCCGACGGCAGCCGCTGCACCTGCGGGTGAGTCGATCGCGATCGACAGCGCGGCCTCGTCGGTCGGCTTCGTCGGTTCGAAGGTGACCGGCAAGCACGAGGGCAAGTTCGAGAAGTTCAGCGGCACCCTTGCGCTCGGCGGCGCGGGCAAGCCAGAGGGCGGCAAGGTCACCATCGACATCGACCTCGCCAGCGTGAAGACCGACGAAGCGAAGCTCGACGGTCACCTCAAGGCGCCGGACTTCTTCGACGTGGAGAAGTTCCCGAGCGCGAAGTTCGTCTCCAGCGACATCAAGGCGGGCGGCGAGAAGGACGCGACGCACACCATCACCGGAGAGCTCGATCTGCACGGCGTGAAGAAGACCATCTCCTTCCCCGCGACGATCAAGGTCGACGACGGCGAGATCACGGCGAAGACCGAGTTCGTCCTCAACCGGAAGGATTTCAACATCACCTACCCCGGCAAGCAGGATGACCTCATCCGCGACGACGTCGTGATCAAGTTCGACGTGAAGGCCCCCCGCAAGAAGTGA
- a CDS encoding CsbD family protein — translation MSTSEKIKGGLQEVGGKIKEGVGRVTKNERLRQEGIADQEEGQARQDVADAENAVQGNVNEIKGRVKSTVGAARNDNAQEAEGKLDELKGKIQKKVSNL, via the coding sequence ATGAGCACGTCTGAAAAGATCAAAGGTGGGCTTCAGGAAGTCGGCGGCAAAATCAAAGAGGGCGTCGGTCGGGTGACCAAGAATGAACGCCTTCGTCAGGAAGGAATTGCCGACCAGGAAGAGGGACAGGCCCGCCAGGACGTCGCCGACGCAGAGAATGCGGTGCAAGGCAACGTGAATGAAATCAAGGGGCGGGTGAAGAGCACCGTCGGTGCGGCGCGCAATGACAATGCGCAGGAGGCCGAGGGCAAGCTGGACGAGCTGAAGGGCAAGATCCAGAAGAAGGTCTCGAACCTCTGA
- a CDS encoding hemerythrin domain-containing protein: protein MNAIDLLVNHHRRLEDLFEQVMKADEGNRERRFNEAADLLMAHMTIEEQHFYPAVKAKRTEDILLEGLEEHLSLKRVLADLVEMSSDDEKYEPKLHVLKEQVEHHHEEEEEHLFPKVRKLFDESTLDALGATMEATLTSLEASRPRCDVLGQTDDSVELPDGEAMATRKDKKPASRSPKAA, encoded by the coding sequence ATGAACGCGATCGACCTGCTGGTGAACCACCATAGACGCCTCGAAGACCTGTTCGAGCAGGTCATGAAGGCCGATGAAGGCAACCGAGAACGGCGCTTCAATGAAGCCGCCGACCTGCTGATGGCGCACATGACCATCGAGGAGCAGCACTTCTATCCAGCGGTGAAGGCCAAGCGCACGGAGGACATCCTGCTGGAGGGGCTCGAAGAGCACCTCTCGCTGAAGCGGGTGCTCGCCGACCTGGTGGAGATGTCGTCCGACGACGAGAAGTACGAGCCCAAGCTCCACGTGTTGAAGGAGCAGGTGGAGCATCACCACGAAGAGGAGGAAGAGCACCTGTTCCCGAAGGTGCGGAAGCTGTTCGACGAGTCGACCCTCGACGCGCTGGGCGCCACCATGGAAGCCACGTTGACGTCCCTGGAGGCGTCGCGCCCTCGCTGCGACGTGCTGGGTCAGACCGACGACTCGGTGGAGCTACCCGACGGCGAGGCGATGGCGACACGGAAGGATAAAAAGCCAGCGTCGCGGTCCCCCAAGGCGGCGTGA
- a CDS encoding thioredoxin domain-containing protein produces MRWLRLPLALPFALLACVPPASRPPPTDTSATPATKHGLVPEGTPPQVDIARSRARGGEQRFTWSSWSAESLARAKREGKYILIDGAAAWCHWCHVMDETTYLDPEVGRVLQERFVTIRFDVDEHPDLAERYIDWGWPATILLTPDARELGKYRGYLPPDELREILGGIDRAAAALDAAPRAQGVAPADKPAPPEALGWIAARLGLDMNRYYDAEQGGWGRQKVPIGWNVLFELRRAAHGDDEARMRAVFTLGKHRLLIDPVWGGIYQYSVGGVWDDPHFEKLMPLQAANLEAFARAHALTKDPALLADARKLAGYLDRFLSNSEGAFLVSQDADVGSHDRQARFVDGHVYYQLGDAERRALGIPRVDDSVYGYENGLAIAALCALHEVTGDAAPLARARRAADGLLRTHVNDDGSVRRPRPDGAERKGRYLADHAGLGLGLARLAERTGEASYREAAVRIAAALDRDFTDPGSGAWMASTPDPAAVGVFARQERPISPNALAARLQAALHRLTGDEAYRERGRRALAGLATPAALAAQGRMLGELLLAMDDLELYPW; encoded by the coding sequence ATGCGCTGGCTTCGCCTCCCCCTCGCCTTGCCCTTCGCGCTCCTCGCCTGTGTGCCGCCCGCTTCTCGGCCACCACCGACCGACACCAGCGCGACACCTGCAACGAAGCACGGGCTCGTGCCCGAGGGGACGCCCCCTCAGGTCGACATCGCCAGGTCGCGCGCGCGGGGAGGCGAGCAGCGCTTCACCTGGTCTTCCTGGAGCGCCGAGAGCCTCGCCCGCGCGAAGCGCGAAGGGAAGTACATCCTGATCGATGGAGCGGCGGCGTGGTGCCACTGGTGCCACGTGATGGACGAGACCACGTACCTGGATCCCGAGGTGGGTCGCGTCCTTCAGGAGCGCTTCGTCACCATTCGCTTCGATGTGGACGAGCACCCGGACCTCGCCGAGCGGTACATCGACTGGGGCTGGCCAGCGACCATCTTGCTGACGCCGGACGCGCGGGAGCTGGGGAAGTACCGCGGTTACCTGCCCCCGGACGAGCTGCGGGAGATCCTCGGCGGGATCGATCGCGCCGCCGCAGCGCTGGATGCGGCGCCGCGCGCGCAGGGCGTCGCCCCCGCCGACAAGCCAGCCCCGCCCGAAGCGCTGGGATGGATCGCCGCGCGGCTGGGCCTGGACATGAACCGCTACTACGACGCCGAGCAGGGCGGCTGGGGCCGACAGAAGGTCCCCATCGGCTGGAACGTGCTGTTCGAGCTGCGGCGGGCTGCCCACGGCGACGACGAGGCGCGGATGCGCGCGGTGTTCACCCTGGGAAAGCACCGGCTGCTGATCGATCCCGTGTGGGGCGGGATCTATCAATATTCGGTGGGCGGCGTGTGGGACGACCCCCATTTCGAGAAGCTGATGCCGCTCCAGGCCGCCAATCTGGAGGCATTCGCCCGGGCCCATGCGCTGACCAAGGACCCGGCGCTGCTCGCGGACGCTCGGAAGCTGGCGGGTTACCTGGATCGGTTCCTGAGTAACTCGGAAGGCGCCTTCCTGGTGAGCCAGGACGCGGACGTGGGCTCGCACGATCGGCAAGCGCGCTTCGTGGACGGGCACGTGTACTACCAGCTCGGCGATGCCGAGCGGCGCGCACTGGGCATTCCGCGGGTGGATGACAGTGTGTATGGCTACGAGAATGGCCTGGCCATCGCTGCGCTGTGCGCGCTGCACGAGGTGACGGGTGATGCCGCCCCGCTCGCACGCGCTCGACGCGCCGCGGACGGGCTCCTTCGCACCCACGTGAACGACGACGGCAGCGTGCGTCGGCCGCGACCCGACGGGGCGGAGCGAAAAGGGCGCTACCTGGCGGATCACGCGGGACTGGGCCTCGGACTGGCCCGCCTCGCCGAGCGAACCGGAGAGGCCTCCTACCGAGAAGCCGCCGTCCGCATCGCCGCGGCCCTCGATCGCGACTTCACCGACCCGGGGAGCGGCGCCTGGATGGCCAGCACCCCCGATCCCGCCGCCGTGGGCGTGTTCGCCAGGCAAGAGCGACCCATCTCCCCCAACGCGCTGGCCGCGCGCCTGCAGGCGGCCCTCCACCGCTTGACGGGCGACGAGGCCTACCGTGAACGCGGGCGCAGAGCCCTCGCCGGCCTCGCCACCCCGGCCGCCCTGGCCGCCCAGGGACGCATGCTGGGCGAGCTGTTGCTCGCCATGGATGACCTGGAACTCTACCCCTGGTGA
- a CDS encoding alpha/beta fold hydrolase — MVLIPLAERLTRRALTARGIRSRFVETSAGRQHMYDAPGEGPLPPLVVIHGISSSAAGFAPVVTRLQRRARRVLVPELPGHGFSWEPRAPLTVETLMDAMTGLLDKELTEPAIVCGNSLGGAVALRYALERPERVRGLVLTSPAGAIMEAAEMESLLAGFRMRSRADGVAFLERLNGRRPWYLPLLAPDIVRQFSRDVIVNLTDAIRPEHNFTPDQLATLQMPILMLWGRGDRLLPASSLAYFRQHLPRHARIEEPADMGHCPHLDNPAKLAATITRFAEDLVRTPSPPIPSQPHAPS, encoded by the coding sequence ATGGTGCTCATTCCTCTGGCCGAACGGCTGACCCGCCGCGCGCTCACCGCCCGCGGGATCCGAAGCCGCTTCGTCGAGACCTCGGCGGGGCGTCAGCACATGTACGACGCCCCTGGCGAAGGCCCCCTGCCGCCCCTCGTGGTCATTCACGGCATCAGCAGCTCCGCGGCAGGCTTCGCTCCCGTCGTGACCCGCTTGCAGCGACGAGCGCGCCGCGTCCTCGTCCCCGAGCTGCCCGGCCACGGCTTCAGCTGGGAGCCTCGCGCCCCGCTGACCGTCGAGACGCTGATGGACGCGATGACCGGCCTCCTCGACAAGGAACTCACCGAGCCAGCCATCGTGTGCGGCAACTCCCTCGGCGGCGCCGTCGCCCTTCGCTACGCCCTCGAGCGCCCCGAGCGCGTCCGCGGCCTCGTCCTGACCTCCCCGGCCGGCGCCATCATGGAAGCCGCCGAGATGGAGTCCCTCCTCGCCGGCTTCCGCATGCGCTCCCGCGCTGACGGCGTCGCCTTCCTGGAACGCCTGAACGGCCGGCGCCCCTGGTACCTCCCCCTCCTCGCCCCCGACATCGTGCGGCAGTTCTCCCGCGACGTGATCGTCAACCTCACCGACGCCATCCGGCCCGAGCACAACTTCACCCCCGACCAGCTCGCCACCCTCCAGATGCCCATCCTGATGCTCTGGGGCCGCGGCGACCGCCTCCTTCCCGCGTCGAGCCTCGCCTACTTCCGGCAGCACCTCCCCCGCCACGCCCGCATCGAGGAGCCTGCCGACATGGGCCACTGCCCCCACCTCGACAACCCCGCAAAGCTCGCCGCCACCATCACCCGCTTCGCCGAAGACCTCGTCAGAACCCCATCCCCTCCCATCCCCTCCCAGCCCCACGCCCCCTCCTGA
- a CDS encoding AraC family transcriptional regulator, with protein sequence MVEMDALTELRALVGRLARRAGELRDFGELPRLQCARFERLSEPAHFVEESMVALVVQGAKRTVLGSRTFEYGAGHVLIRSVSVPVTSQITEASAREPFLVVGLRVQPALIAGLLLKDPAPASGATPLAIATTKAPDDLLDAFRRYVRLLDAPHDIPVLGEGIEREILWRAIQGPQGAALREIGLATSNLTLIGRAIELLQKRFTEPLRMAELARVAHMSEPTFHRHFRKATAMSPLQFQKLLRLQEARVRLLARSTDVTSVSFAVGYQSPSQFSREYRRLFGVSPGEDAERLRRRARATRSSTSTP encoded by the coding sequence ATGGTGGAGATGGATGCGCTGACGGAGCTGCGAGCGCTCGTGGGGCGACTTGCTCGACGTGCTGGCGAGCTGCGTGACTTCGGTGAGCTGCCCCGGCTTCAGTGCGCGCGTTTCGAAAGGCTCAGCGAGCCGGCCCACTTCGTCGAGGAGTCCATGGTCGCCCTCGTCGTTCAGGGGGCGAAGCGGACGGTGCTCGGCTCGCGGACGTTCGAGTACGGGGCGGGGCACGTCCTCATCAGGTCGGTGAGCGTCCCCGTCACGAGTCAGATCACCGAGGCGTCTGCTCGGGAGCCGTTCCTCGTGGTGGGGCTCCGCGTGCAGCCAGCGCTGATCGCGGGGCTGCTCCTGAAGGATCCGGCGCCAGCGTCAGGGGCGACGCCGCTCGCGATTGCGACGACCAAGGCGCCAGACGACTTGCTCGATGCGTTTCGTCGGTACGTGCGGCTGCTCGATGCGCCTCACGACATTCCCGTGCTCGGGGAGGGGATCGAGCGGGAGATCCTCTGGAGGGCCATCCAGGGGCCACAGGGAGCCGCGTTGCGGGAGATCGGCCTCGCGACCAGCAACCTGACCCTGATCGGACGCGCCATCGAGCTGCTCCAGAAGCGCTTCACCGAGCCTCTGCGGATGGCCGAGCTGGCGCGGGTGGCGCACATGAGTGAGCCGACGTTCCATCGGCATTTCCGGAAGGCGACGGCGATGAGTCCGTTGCAGTTCCAGAAGCTGCTTCGTCTGCAAGAAGCGCGGGTGCGGCTCCTCGCCAGGAGCACCGACGTGACCTCGGTGAGCTTCGCGGTCGGCTACCAGAGCCCTTCGCAGTTCAGTCGCGAGTACCGCCGGCTGTTCGGGGTGTCGCCTGGTGAGGATGCCGAGCGGCTGCGACGACGCGCGCGCGCGACGCGCTCGTCGACGTCGACCCCGTGA
- a CDS encoding alcohol dehydrogenase catalytic domain-containing protein — protein MMKIAAYAATAADRPLGSHTIDRRETGPEDVAIDILYCGVCHSDLVQARNEFGRTRYPLVPGHEIVGRVVRVGESVSRVKVGEVVGVGCFVDSCRACSYCRDGHEHFCEEGAALTYGGTEMDRTTVTQGGYSRHIVVSEGFVLKVPASLDPAAAAPLLCAGITTYSPLRQWKVKRGDRVGVVGLGGLGHLAVKIAAAMGAEVTMFSTSRAKEADAQRLGARGFAVSTEPETFQKLAGRFDLILDTVSAPHEYAPHVSLLKPYGTLVVVGVTPAPASVLGLSLIMGNKRIAGSAVGGIRETQEMLDFCGEHGIAADVEIVPASRIDEAYDRMLKSDVRYRFVLDAATI, from the coding sequence ATCATGAAGATTGCTGCCTATGCCGCGACGGCGGCGGACCGTCCGCTCGGGTCACACACCATCGATCGGCGTGAGACTGGGCCTGAGGATGTTGCCATCGACATTCTGTATTGCGGTGTCTGTCACTCGGATCTCGTTCAGGCGCGGAATGAGTTCGGGCGTACGCGGTATCCGCTCGTGCCGGGGCACGAGATTGTTGGGCGCGTGGTTCGGGTGGGGGAGAGCGTGTCGCGGGTGAAGGTGGGGGAGGTCGTGGGGGTGGGGTGTTTCGTGGACTCGTGCCGTGCTTGCTCCTACTGCCGTGACGGGCATGAGCACTTCTGCGAGGAGGGAGCGGCGCTCACGTATGGGGGGACAGAGATGGACCGCACGACGGTGACCCAGGGGGGGTACTCGAGACACATCGTCGTGTCGGAGGGGTTCGTGTTGAAGGTCCCGGCGTCGCTCGATCCGGCGGCGGCGGCGCCGCTCCTCTGTGCGGGCATCACGACGTATTCGCCGCTTCGTCAGTGGAAGGTGAAAAGGGGGGATCGGGTCGGGGTCGTCGGGCTCGGAGGGCTGGGGCATCTTGCCGTCAAGATCGCGGCGGCAATGGGGGCGGAGGTGACGATGTTCAGCACGTCACGCGCCAAGGAGGCGGATGCGCAGCGGCTCGGTGCACGGGGGTTCGCGGTGTCGACCGAGCCGGAGACGTTCCAGAAGCTCGCTGGGCGGTTCGACCTCATCCTCGACACGGTCTCTGCGCCGCATGAATACGCGCCTCATGTGAGTCTGCTCAAGCCCTATGGGACGCTGGTGGTGGTGGGCGTGACGCCTGCCCCGGCGTCCGTGCTCGGTCTCTCCCTCATCATGGGGAACAAGCGCATCGCGGGCTCGGCGGTGGGTGGGATCCGGGAGACGCAGGAGATGCTCGATTTTTGCGGCGAGCATGGCATCGCGGCGGACGTGGAGATCGTTCCGGCTTCCCGGATCGATGAGGCCTACGATCGGATGTTGAAGAGTGACGTGCGCTATCGGTTCGTCCTCGACGCGGCGACGATCTGA